The Henckelia pumila isolate YLH828 chromosome 2, ASM3356847v2, whole genome shotgun sequence genome includes a window with the following:
- the LOC140878663 gene encoding uncharacterized protein, producing MQAEEADPDTTLITGLVLIAFNLSVVVITFNASRILVAGVATRALLDSGATHSFISEAFTCKRGIECEELFGGFTVTIPSGEELSTRNLVKNLELLLQGQSASADLIVLPMPEFDLILGMDWMTKNVVVIDFQQRSVMVRPEEEEPFWFESTRSSRRTQIISLMKAKQLVHDGYETFLASISLTEMPARPGILDVDVVRDFGDVFPGDVAGIPPDRKFEFSIDLVPDTVPI from the exons atgcaggccgaggaggccgATCCTGATACCACGCTCATCACAG GACTTGTCTTAATTGCTTTCAATCTTTCCGTGGTTGTAATCACCTTTAATGCAAGTAGAATTCTAGTAGCCGGTGTAGCGACTAGAGCCTTATTAGACTCGGGGGCTACACATTCTTTTATTTCGGAGGCTTTTACATGCAAGCGGGGTATTGAGTGTGAAGAGCTATTTGGCGGATTCACAGTGACCATCCCATCAGGAGAAGAACTGTCCACGAGGAATTTAGTGAAGAATCTTGAGCTTCTATTGCAAGGGCAATCAGCGAGTGCAGATCTGATAGTGTTGCCCATGCCTGAGTTCGATTTGAtacttgggatggattggatgacgaagaatgtTGTGGTGATTGACTTCCAGCAGCGATCAGTGATGGTCAGACCGGAGGAAgaagaaccattttggtttgagTCTACTAGGAGTTCGAGGAGGACTCAAATTATATCTTTAATGAAAGCTAAGCAGTTGGTGCATGATGGATATGAGACATTCTTAGCCAGCATATCTTTGACTGAGATGCCAGCACGTCCGGGAATTCTTGATGTGGACGTCGTCAGAGATTTTGGGGACGTGTTCCCAGGCGATGTTGCAGGTATCCCACCTGATAGAAAATTCGAGTTCTCTATTGACTTGGTACCGGATACTGTGCCGATCTAA